A stretch of DNA from Calderihabitans maritimus:
ATAGTTATTAAACAGTTTGGGAAGGAGGTGGGTGTATGCCGACAATTAGCCAGCTAGTTCGTAAAGGGAGAAAAATGGTTGAAAAGAAATCGTCTGCTCCCGCTTTGAAGGAATCTCCTCAAAAGCGCGGAGTATGTACCAGAGTATATACCACAACTCCCAAAAAGCCCAACTCGGCCTTGAGAAAGGTAGCAAGGGTTCGTCTAACTAATGGTATTGAAGTTACTGCTTATATTCCTGGTATTGGCCATAACCTCCAAGAACACTCAGTTGTCTTAGTCAGGGGGGGACGGGTGAAAGACCTGCCGGGAGTTAGGTATCATATTATTCGAGGTGCTCTGGATGCTGCAGGAGTACAGGATCGGAAGCAAGGAAGATCCAAATATGGAACTAAACGGCCCAAAAAATAAGGTAGCGCAGAGGTGAAGGGGGGAAACAGATGCCACGAAGAGGAAGTGTTCCTAAGCGTGAAGTTATGCCTGACCCAATTTATAACAGCACTAAAGTTACTAAACTTATAAACCAAGTAATGCGGGACGGGAAAAAAAGTAAAGCAGAGAAAATATGCTACGGTGCTTTTGGCCTCATTAGAGAAAAAACCGGCCGAGATCCTATGGAAGTTTTTGAACAAGCGTTGAAAAATGTTATGCCGGTCCTGGAAGTTAAGGCTCGTAGAGTGGGCGGCGCTAACTATCAGGTTCCGGTAGAGGTTCGGCCGGAAAGAAGGCAAACTTTAGCTATACGGTGGATAGTTAACTATGCCCGCGAACGAGGCGGTAAAAGTATGATCGAGAAGCTCGCGGCAGAGATAATGGATGCAGCCAACGGTACTGGGGGAGCAGTCAAGAAGAAGGAAGATACTCATAAAATGGCAGAGGCTAACAGGGCGTTTGCCCACTACCGGTGGTAAAACATGGAAGAAAACTTTTGTTTTTGTTGCGGCTAGAGGAGGAGGTTAATATGGCAAAGAGATTTCCCTTAGAAAAAACAAGAAATATAGGTATCATGGCCCATATCGACGCCGGTAAAACAACTACTACGGAAAGAATACTCTTTTATACAGGGAGAGTTCATAAAATTGGGGAAGTGCATGACGGGGCAGCGACTATGGACTGGATGATTCAGGAACAGGAAAGAGGCATCACCATTACCTCTGCTGCAACCACCTGTTACTGGAAAGATCATCGTATTAATATTATAGATACGCCTGGCCACGTGGACTTCACTGTAGAGGTGGAACGTTCCCTGCGGGTTCTTGATGGGGCGGTAGCCATATTCTGCTCCGTCGGTGGAGTTGAACCGCAGTCGGAAACGGTTTGGCGCCAGGCAGATAAATATGGGGTACCCCGGATTGCTTACATTAATAAAATGGACCGGGTTGGAGCCGACTTCTTCCGAGGAGTCAGAATGATTAAAGAAAGATTGGGCGCAAATCCTGTCCCAATTCAACTTCCCATTGGAGCAGAAGAATCTTTCCGTGGGGTAGTAGATTTAATTTCCAACAAGGCCATCATTTATGTTGATGATTTAGGTACGCGGAGCGAAGAGACAGAAATTCCTGAAGACATGGTTGATTTGGTGGCAGAATACAGAGAGAAATTGCTGGAAGCCGTGGCGGAAAGTGACGAAGAATTGATGATTAAGTACTTGGAAGGAGAAGAGTTGAGCGTTGAGGAGATTAAAGCCGGAATTCGGAAGGCAACTTTAGCGGTGAAAATGATTCCGGTGCTTTGCGGTTCTTCATTTAAGAACAAAGGGG
This window harbors:
- the rpsG gene encoding 30S ribosomal protein S7: MPRRGSVPKREVMPDPIYNSTKVTKLINQVMRDGKKSKAEKICYGAFGLIREKTGRDPMEVFEQALKNVMPVLEVKARRVGGANYQVPVEVRPERRQTLAIRWIVNYARERGGKSMIEKLAAEIMDAANGTGGAVKKKEDTHKMAEANRAFAHYRW
- the rpsL gene encoding 30S ribosomal protein S12, with the translated sequence MPTISQLVRKGRKMVEKKSSAPALKESPQKRGVCTRVYTTTPKKPNSALRKVARVRLTNGIEVTAYIPGIGHNLQEHSVVLVRGGRVKDLPGVRYHIIRGALDAAGVQDRKQGRSKYGTKRPKK